GGCAAGCCGCTGATAGGGGTGAACCACCTTGCCGGCCACGCGCTGACGCCGCGGCTGACCGACGGGCTCGCCTATCCCTATCTGATGCTGCTGGTCTCGGGCGGGCATTGCCAGTTCCTGATCGTGCGCGGCCCGCAGGCCTTCAAGCGGCTCGGCGGCACCATCGACGACGCGCCCGGTGAGGCTTTCGACAAGACCGCCCGCCTGCTCGGACTGGCGCAGCCCGGCGGCCCCTCGGTCGAGGAGGCGGCGGAATCCGGCGACGAGACACGTTTCCGTTTCCCACGTCCACTGCTCGACCGCGAGGGCTGCGATCTGTCCTTCTCGGGGTTGAAGACCGCGCTGCTGCGCCTGCGCGACAAGCTGATCGAGGAGCAGGGCGGGCTTCACCGGCAGGACGTGGCCGACCTCTGCGCCGGTTTTCAGGCGGCGGTGCGCGACGTGCTGGCCGAGAAGACCCGGCGCGCGATGCGGCTCTATCTCGCGGAAACTCCCGCCGAGCCGGCGCTGGCCGTGGCCGGGGGCGTTGCCGCCAACAAGGCCCTGCGCGGCGCACTGGAAGGTCTCTGCGAAGAGCATGGGGTGGCCTTCACCGCCCCGCCGCTGCGGCTCTGTACCGACAATGCGGCGATGATCGCCTATGCCGGCGGCGAGCTTCTGGCGGCCGGGGAAGTGTCTGACATGACCCTTGCCGCGCGTCCACGCTGGCCACTCGACAAGACCGCCGCGCCGCTGCTCGGCTCGGGGAAAAAAGGGGCAAAGGCATGATTGGCGTTCTGGGCGCGGGTGCCTTTGGCACAGCGCTGGCCGTGGCGCTGGCGCAGGACGGCCGGAAGGTGATGCTTTGGGGCCGCGACGCGGACACCATGGGCGCGATGGCGCAAAGCCGCCAGACCGCCCGCCTGCCCGGGGTGACACTGCCTGAAGGGATCGAGGTCACCGCCGATCTCGCCCGCGCCTCGACCGCCGAGACGCTGCTGCTCGCGGTGCCGATGCAGACGCTTTCGTCCGTATTGGGGTCGATTGCCCAGCCGCTCGAGGGGCAGAAGCTGGTCGCCTGCTGCAAGGGCATCGATCTGGCGACCGGCGAGGGGCCGAGCCATGTGATCGCCCATGCCAAGCCCGGCGCCCTGCCCGCCATCCTCACCGGCCCGAGCTTTGCCGCCGACATTGCCCGCGGCCTGCCGACGGCGCTGACGCTGGCCTGCGCGGACGCCGAGGCGGGGATGGTGCTGCAGCACGTGCTCTCGACCAAGACGCTGAGGCTCTACCGCAGCACGGATGTCACCGGCGCCGAGGTCGGCGGCGCCCTGAAGAACGTCATGGCCATCGCCTGCGGCGCCTGCATCGGCGCCGGCTTCGGCGACAGCGCCCGCGCCGCGCTGATGACCCGTGGCTTCGCCGAGATGACCAGGCTCGCGGTGCATCTGGGAGCAAAATCAGAGACGATCACGGGGCTTTCGGGCCTTGGCGACCTGGCGCTCACCTGCACCTCGGAGTTGTCGCGCAACTACCGCTACGGCCAGGCGCTCGGCCGCGCCGAGGGATTCGACCCCTCGGTCACCGTCGAGGGCGCCGCCACTGCCCGCGCCGTCGCCGCGCTCGCGGCGCGTGACGGACTCCCCATGCCGGTCTCGGGCGTTGTCGCCGCGCTGACCGAGGGCACAGTCACCATCGCCGAGGCTCTGGAAGAGCTTCTGTCTCGACCCCTGAAGGAGGAATGACCATGCTCGTCGCGCTTTTCGCCAAGGACAAACCCGGTGCCCTGCAGATCCGCAAGGATACCCGTGCGGAACATCTCGCCTACATTGATCGCACCGGCGTGGTCGCACAGGCGGGACCGCTGCTGGATGACGCCGGCGAGATGGCCGGCAGTCTGGTCATCCTCGACGTCGCGGACATGGCCGCGGCGCAGGACTGGGCCGACAAGGATCCCTATGCGCTGGCTGGCCTCTTCGAGACCGTCACGCTGACCGCGTGGAAAAAGGTCATCGGGTGAGGCGATGAGATACTGGCTCTTCAAGTCCGAGCCCTCGACCTGGTCCTGGGAGGACCAGGTCGCGAAGGGCGACGCGGGCGAGGAATGGGACGGCGTCCGCAACTACCAGGCCCGCAACTTCATGCGCGAGATGAAACTCGGCGACCGCGGCTTCTTCTACCACTCGCAGAGCGAGAAGGCGGTTGTCGGCATCATCGAGATCTGCGCCGAGGTGCACCCCGACAGCAAGGCCGATGACCCGCGCTGGGAATGCGTGGACATCAAGGCTGTCGAGACGCTGCCGACCCCGGTCACGCTCGAAGAAATCAAGACCGACCCGGCGCTCTCGGAGATGGCGCTGATCAAGCAGTCGCGCCTGTCGGTACAACCGGTGACCGAGGCCGAGTTCTTACACATCTGCGCCAAGGGCGGGCTGAAGTCCTGATCCGGCGCTGAGGCCGCTTGGCAGCGCTTGGGCCGGACGGAAGTCGCGGACGGTCTGAGAACCACAGGCACCGGAAGCAACGCGCGCGGTTTCACCACGCAAACAGGGGTCCGCCAAGAGCCGGACCCCTGTACCACCCCGCGTGCTCCCACGCACGTTTCGGAGAAACTGGACCCGACCGTTCTGGCCGAGCTTAGAATGTCGCATGCCCGTGCCCCGGGCGCAAAGCGGTAGTGTTTAGAATTCTATCGACCCGCCCTCAGGCGTAGGCGCCTTCCTTGCCGAAATGCTTCACCAGCAGGTAGTAGACCACCGCCCGGTACTTGTTGCGCTCGGAGCGCCCGTAGGTATCGACCACGGCATTGATCGCCTCCATCAGTTCCGGCCCGTCCTCGAGCCCCAGCTTCTTGACCAGAAAGTTGTCCTTCACAGTCTCCAGCTCGTGCGCTTCGCTGGCGGCAACGGTCGAGGCATCGGTATCGTAGATCGACGGACCGCAGCCGATGGTGACCTGGGTAAGCAGATCCATGTCTGGCTCCGTGCCGCACTTCTCACGCAGGTCCGCGGCGTATTTCTCGATAAGATCGTCTCGCTTGCCCATCTCACTCTCCTCCTGAACTGGGTCTTCCTGCGCGCCGGGCGCAGCTTTTCCTGACCAGAGTATAGTCCCCCTTGATTGTTGATAAAGAGAGGAAAATCGTTCTCTGTT
The sequence above is a segment of the Alloyangia pacifica genome. Coding sequences within it:
- a CDS encoding YciI family protein; amino-acid sequence: MLVALFAKDKPGALQIRKDTRAEHLAYIDRTGVVAQAGPLLDDAGEMAGSLVILDVADMAAAQDWADKDPYALAGLFETVTLTAWKKVIG
- a CDS encoding DUF2853 family protein, with translation MGKRDDLIEKYAADLREKCGTEPDMDLLTQVTIGCGPSIYDTDASTVAASEAHELETVKDNFLVKKLGLEDGPELMEAINAVVDTYGRSERNKYRAVVYYLLVKHFGKEGAYA
- the tsaD gene encoding tRNA (adenosine(37)-N6)-threonylcarbamoyltransferase complex transferase subunit TsaD — translated: MPELTILGLESSCDDTAAAVLRGQEILSSVVLGQNELHAAFGGVVPEIAARAHAEKLDLAIEQALVQAGVPVTELDAIAVTAGPGLIGGVLSGVMMGKGIAAATGKPLIGVNHLAGHALTPRLTDGLAYPYLMLLVSGGHCQFLIVRGPQAFKRLGGTIDDAPGEAFDKTARLLGLAQPGGPSVEEAAESGDETRFRFPRPLLDREGCDLSFSGLKTALLRLRDKLIEEQGGLHRQDVADLCAGFQAAVRDVLAEKTRRAMRLYLAETPAEPALAVAGGVAANKALRGALEGLCEEHGVAFTAPPLRLCTDNAAMIAYAGGELLAAGEVSDMTLAARPRWPLDKTAAPLLGSGKKGAKA
- a CDS encoding NAD(P)H-dependent glycerol-3-phosphate dehydrogenase, whose protein sequence is MIGVLGAGAFGTALAVALAQDGRKVMLWGRDADTMGAMAQSRQTARLPGVTLPEGIEVTADLARASTAETLLLAVPMQTLSSVLGSIAQPLEGQKLVACCKGIDLATGEGPSHVIAHAKPGALPAILTGPSFAADIARGLPTALTLACADAEAGMVLQHVLSTKTLRLYRSTDVTGAEVGGALKNVMAIACGACIGAGFGDSARAALMTRGFAEMTRLAVHLGAKSETITGLSGLGDLALTCTSELSRNYRYGQALGRAEGFDPSVTVEGAATARAVAALAARDGLPMPVSGVVAALTEGTVTIAEALEELLSRPLKEE
- a CDS encoding EVE domain-containing protein, yielding MRYWLFKSEPSTWSWEDQVAKGDAGEEWDGVRNYQARNFMREMKLGDRGFFYHSQSEKAVVGIIEICAEVHPDSKADDPRWECVDIKAVETLPTPVTLEEIKTDPALSEMALIKQSRLSVQPVTEAEFLHICAKGGLKS